Proteins encoded together in one Amblyomma americanum isolate KBUSLIRL-KWMA chromosome 1, ASM5285725v1, whole genome shotgun sequence window:
- the LOC144114313 gene encoding uncharacterized protein LOC144114313 isoform X2 yields the protein MQECRCAVQCCSTQQEAQTKYRHESNVFDSSTEQSGSDHGEKSGSAPGHLANQVHCKRRKGNHNPRRRKQTTQQSGIALSQADKNAGKRRQGVKRPPTKLSLKSKRQQTRQPPPTSQKKLNVQQCNSSELGNRSSGISSCEILRHHPQKTDSYTSDKTPPATCPPLLVQCGGSRKISIIEGSAQPRGRTLRDNLEWSSMGDTDFLNLSSLSGMSSTLMSTRNFPSENCEEVSRVASHLGCGTISPIVLRENNGRSHEQHCTADSLASSFLISGNQTNWVTTRKRNRKKSWHEGEENKKIARLCFKRQEISNSARDTSALKNWAPLLASTPVSRSVKVTKARKEWFLGCAVRTPHNAAPFDISGSVLAPDSFTSQRKAQKGAADRTKNGLRRKLSGALRFQVIPRDNCNNLSQKNAETPALATRNQGCERSPLSSCLSTEVACTAVPPTHCGSTAESSAPLQAKDKMKDLRVMLSDILVEVPHAQNTPLNAFSQKGDMSDLQGKAELCITETNNNQRAKRKQCLKQSPCLASEGTAQQPSFQKELRVKLVDIMKVANMLECPQYEPSPFAQRDVKHTPMLLKDRELKKKFHLKEARVVLTDLRVQGTKINLQDSMRLCSNPLKGEVQHVTCTKVEGCDMQYNSSTTFAKLSFNCSTVTDMCVKAIPQSYNKQFELHFAEHSGGKRPKITSTNTSIPEHSATELSRMISSTACCTEAKFSQSQVELGATAASLNMSRKQETQYSSMDNYNLGSLSAAAQTQEIVSTVEQTLHFITYGAGTSFKHHSYFENLLESGVAAHLACDRTSDSISDRAAEEFGLLKELKVVLEKCDHHQLMLPPPSVVNKNKSQHKDSQRSNCNPKQSITSPQHDLGQDEEPCKNGNWTDCVRRQARLTMARKSVVPSPVLLDAGQALLEMCNQNETLTFEQALGREVLRLCKKIGEGTFGEVFRIKLKSKASAIKIVPIEGSFPVNGEEQKTAAEILPEAIICQELSALCQQKSHASCPNFIEVKRLYYIQDCYHRALLEQWDVYNAKRESENERPDFSKADQKFLMFEFADGGISLEDYEVKCATVAKSIFLQVACALAVAETALEFEHRDLHWGNILVAPTKRPSIRCHLPQGDFEMDTGGVLVSLIDYTLSRMCKGGAIIFTDVSKDKALFSGSGDYQFDIYRHMKQHNQNDWKSFRPYTNVLWLHYLSRKLLDKTYCVRSRQQSSTLAELRQWSDAVVLKCPSAKEVFLKCVNKQPL from the exons ATGCAAGAATgccggtgtgctgtgcagtgttgcAGCACACAACAAGAAGCTCAG ACGAAGTACAGACATGAAAGCAACGTGTTTGATAGCAGTACTGAACAGTCAGGAAGTGATCATGGGGAGAAGTCTGGCTCTGCTCCTGGGCACCTTGCCAATCAAGTTCATTGCAAGCGCCGGAAGGGAAATCACAACCCTCGCAGAAGGAAG CAGACAACCCAACAGAGCGGCATTGCACTCAGCCAGGCAGACAAGAATGCCGGGAAAAGGCGGCAGGGTGTTAAAAGACCACCAACAAAGTTGTCATTGAAGAGCAAGAGGCAACAGACAAGGCAGCCACCACCAACTTCCCAGAAGAAACTCAATGTTCAACAGTGCAACTCCTCTGAGCTGGGAAACAGATCTTCTGGCATATCATCATGCGAGATATTAAGACACCATCCCCAGAAGACTGACTCATACACATCAGACAAGACGCCACCTGCCACATGTCCCCCACTGCTAGTGCAGTGTGGTGGTAGCAGGAAGATAAGCATTATTGAAGGCTCAGCACAGCCAAGGGGCAGGACGCTAAGAGATAATCTGGAATGGAGTAGCATGGGTGACACAGATTTCCTCAACTTGTCAAGCCTGAGTGGCATGAGTAGCACACTGATGAGCACCCGTAATTTCCCATCTGAAAACTGCGAAGAAGTATCTAGAGTGGCATCACACTTGGGGTGTGGGACTATCAGCCCAATTGTGCTCAGGGAGAACAATGGACGCAGCCATGAACAGCACTGCACCGCTGATAGCCTGGCTTCCTCGTTCCTCATCTCAGGGAATCAAACGAACTGGGTCACCACACGaaagagaaatagaaagaaaagctGGCACGAAGGTGAAGAGAATAAAAAAATAGCAAGGCTGTGTTTTAAAAGGCAAGAAATCTCAAACTCTGCACGGGATACCAGTGCATTGAAAAATTGGGCACCGTTGCTGGCCAGCACACCAGTGTCTCGCAGCGTGAAAGTAACAAAAGCAAGGAAAGAATGGTTTCTTGGCTGTGCAGTACGAACTCCACACAACGCAGCACCATTTGATATCAGTGGCTCTGTACTTGCACCAGACTCATTCACATCACAAAGAAAAGCTCAAAAAGGCGCAGCAGATAGAACAAAGAACGGTCTCAGGCGAAAACTGTCTGGTGCTTTGCGATTTCAAGTTATTCCCCGTGATAACTGCAATAACTTGTCTCAGAAAAATGCTGAGACTCCAGCTCTTGCAACCAGAAATCAGGGGTGTGAAAGGAGCCCTTTGAGTAGTTGCCTCAGCACTGAAGTGGCATGCACAGCTGTACCTCCAACACACTGTGGAAGTACTGCGGAGTCATCTGCACCTCTACAAGCAAAAGATAAAATGAAAGATCTGCGTGTCATGCTGTCAGACATTTTGGTAGAAGTGCCACATGCACAAAATACACCTTTGAATGCGTTTTCCCAGAAGGGTGACATGTCAGACTTGCAAGGCAAGGCAGAGCTATGCATAACTGAGACGAACAATAATCAACGGGCGAAGAGGAAGCAATGCTTGAAACAGTCACCGTGTCTGGCATCTGAAGGTACTGCGCAGCAACCCAGCTTCCAGAAGGAACTGCGTGTTAAGCTCGTTGACATTATGAAAGTGGCAAATATGCTGGAATGTCCACAATATGAACCTTCACCGTTTGCTCAGAGGGATGTTAAACATACACCCATGCTTTTAAAAGACCGTGAACTCAAGAAAAAGTTCCACCTTAAAGAAGCACGCGTTGTTCTCACGGATCTGAGAGTTCAAGGCACAAAAATCAACTTGCAAGATAGCATGAGACTTTGTAGTAATCCTCTAAAAGGTGAAGTGCAGCACGTTACCTGTACCAAAGTAGAAGGATGTGACATGCAGTACAACTCCTCAACCACTTTTGCCAAGCTGTCTTTTAACTGTAGCACTGTCACAGACATGTGTGTCAAGGCCATTCCCCAAAGTTACAACAAGCAGTTCGAGCTTCATTTTGCAGAACACTCGGGAGGCAAAAGGCCAAAGATTACTTCAACCAACACTTCTATTCCTGAGCATTCGGCTACGGAGCTAAGCCGAATGATTTCCTCAACTGCATGCTGCACTGAAGCGAAGTTTTCGCAGTCCCAAGTTGAGCTCGGGGCCACAGCTGCTAGCTTAAACATGAGCAGAAAACAAGAGACACAGTATAGCAGTATGGACAACTATAATTTGGGGTCATTGTCAGCTGCCGCTCAGACTCAAGAGATTGTGAGCACTGTAGAACAGACATTGCACTTTATCACATATGGTGCAGGCACCTCTTTCAAGCACCACAGCTACTTTGAAAACCTGCTAGAATCAGGTGTGGCAGCACATCTGGCATGTGATCGCACATCTGATAGCATATCTGACCGAGCCGCTGAAGAGTTTGGACTGCTCAAGGAGCTTAAGGTTGTTCTTGAGAAGTGCGACCACCACCAACTTATGCTTCCTCCTCCATCTGTTGTCAACAAGAATAAATCGCAACATAAAGATAGCCAGCGGTCAAACTGCAACCCGAAACAATCTATCACTTCTCCTCAACATGATTTAGGTCAAGATGAAGAGCCATGCAAAAATGGCAACTGGACTGACTGCGTGAGACGACAG GCGAGACTTACCATGGCTCGAAAGAGTGTGGTTCCTTCACCAGTGTTACTAGATGCCGGCCAAGCCTTGCTAGAAATGTGCAATCAGAACGAAACACTGACTTTTGAGCAAGCTCTTGGTCGTGA agttCTCAGATTGTGCAAGAAAATAGGAGAGGGCACGTTTGGAGAAGTGTTTAGAATCAAACTGAAATCGAAGGCATCTGCAATCAAGATTGTGCCCATTGAGGGCTCCTTCCCAGTGAATGGCGAGGAGCAAAAGACAGCTGCGGAGATTCTACCAGAAGCCATCATTTGCCA GGAACTGAGTGCACTTTGCCAACAGAAAAGCCATGCCAGCTGCCCAAATTTCATTGAGGTTAAAAG GTTGTACTACATTCAAGACTGCTATCACCGAGCACTGCTGGAGCAGTGGGATGTGTACAATGCCAAAAGGGAGAGTGAAAATGAAAGGCCAG ATTTCTCCAAGGCAGACCAGAAGTTCCTCATGTTTGAATTTGCAGACGGTGGAATATCCTTAGAAGATTACGAG GTAAAGTGTGCGACAGTGGCGAAAAGCATTTTCCTCCAAGTTGCCTGTGCCCTGGCTGTGGCCGAGACGGCACTGGAGTTTGAACACCGTGACCTCCATTGGGGAAACATCCTTGTGGCACCCACGAAGCGGCCTTCCATTCGGTGCCACCTGCCTCAAGGAGACTTTGAGATGGACACAGGCGGAGTCCTCGTCTCACTGATTGACTACACACTGTCCAGGATGTGCAAAG GTGGTGCAATCATCTTCACCGATGTGtccaaagataaggcacttttcagTGGCTCTGGTGACTACCAGTTTGACATCTACAGGCACATGAAGCAGCACAATCA AAATGACTGGAAGAGCTTCAGACCGTACACAAATGTGCTCTGGCTCCACTACTTATCACGAAAACTCCTTGACAAGACTTATTGTGTCAGGAGTCGCCAACAGTCCTCTACACTCGCTGAGCTTAGGCAGTGGAGTGATGCAGTGGTTCTGAAATGCCCATCAGCCAAAGAGGTTTTCCTCAAGTGCGTCAACAAGCAACCGTTATGA
- the LOC144114313 gene encoding uncharacterized protein LOC144114313 isoform X1: MICCEQTTQQSGIALSQADKNAGKRRQGVKRPPTKLSLKSKRQQTRQPPPTSQKKLNVQQCNSSELGNRSSGISSCEILRHHPQKTDSYTSDKTPPATCPPLLVQCGGSRKISIIEGSAQPRGRTLRDNLEWSSMGDTDFLNLSSLSGMSSTLMSTRNFPSENCEEVSRVASHLGCGTISPIVLRENNGRSHEQHCTADSLASSFLISGNQTNWVTTRKRNRKKSWHEGEENKKIARLCFKRQEISNSARDTSALKNWAPLLASTPVSRSVKVTKARKEWFLGCAVRTPHNAAPFDISGSVLAPDSFTSQRKAQKGAADRTKNGLRRKLSGALRFQVIPRDNCNNLSQKNAETPALATRNQGCERSPLSSCLSTEVACTAVPPTHCGSTAESSAPLQAKDKMKDLRVMLSDILVEVPHAQNTPLNAFSQKGDMSDLQGKAELCITETNNNQRAKRKQCLKQSPCLASEGTAQQPSFQKELRVKLVDIMKVANMLECPQYEPSPFAQRDVKHTPMLLKDRELKKKFHLKEARVVLTDLRVQGTKINLQDSMRLCSNPLKGEVQHVTCTKVEGCDMQYNSSTTFAKLSFNCSTVTDMCVKAIPQSYNKQFELHFAEHSGGKRPKITSTNTSIPEHSATELSRMISSTACCTEAKFSQSQVELGATAASLNMSRKQETQYSSMDNYNLGSLSAAAQTQEIVSTVEQTLHFITYGAGTSFKHHSYFENLLESGVAAHLACDRTSDSISDRAAEEFGLLKELKVVLEKCDHHQLMLPPPSVVNKNKSQHKDSQRSNCNPKQSITSPQHDLGQDEEPCKNGNWTDCVRRQARLTMARKSVVPSPVLLDAGQALLEMCNQNETLTFEQALGREVLRLCKKIGEGTFGEVFRIKLKSKASAIKIVPIEGSFPVNGEEQKTAAEILPEAIICQELSALCQQKSHASCPNFIEVKRLYYIQDCYHRALLEQWDVYNAKRESENERPDFSKADQKFLMFEFADGGISLEDYEVKCATVAKSIFLQVACALAVAETALEFEHRDLHWGNILVAPTKRPSIRCHLPQGDFEMDTGGVLVSLIDYTLSRMCKGGAIIFTDVSKDKALFSGSGDYQFDIYRHMKQHNQNDWKSFRPYTNVLWLHYLSRKLLDKTYCVRSRQQSSTLAELRQWSDAVVLKCPSAKEVFLKCVNKQPL; the protein is encoded by the exons ATGATTTGTTGCGAG CAGACAACCCAACAGAGCGGCATTGCACTCAGCCAGGCAGACAAGAATGCCGGGAAAAGGCGGCAGGGTGTTAAAAGACCACCAACAAAGTTGTCATTGAAGAGCAAGAGGCAACAGACAAGGCAGCCACCACCAACTTCCCAGAAGAAACTCAATGTTCAACAGTGCAACTCCTCTGAGCTGGGAAACAGATCTTCTGGCATATCATCATGCGAGATATTAAGACACCATCCCCAGAAGACTGACTCATACACATCAGACAAGACGCCACCTGCCACATGTCCCCCACTGCTAGTGCAGTGTGGTGGTAGCAGGAAGATAAGCATTATTGAAGGCTCAGCACAGCCAAGGGGCAGGACGCTAAGAGATAATCTGGAATGGAGTAGCATGGGTGACACAGATTTCCTCAACTTGTCAAGCCTGAGTGGCATGAGTAGCACACTGATGAGCACCCGTAATTTCCCATCTGAAAACTGCGAAGAAGTATCTAGAGTGGCATCACACTTGGGGTGTGGGACTATCAGCCCAATTGTGCTCAGGGAGAACAATGGACGCAGCCATGAACAGCACTGCACCGCTGATAGCCTGGCTTCCTCGTTCCTCATCTCAGGGAATCAAACGAACTGGGTCACCACACGaaagagaaatagaaagaaaagctGGCACGAAGGTGAAGAGAATAAAAAAATAGCAAGGCTGTGTTTTAAAAGGCAAGAAATCTCAAACTCTGCACGGGATACCAGTGCATTGAAAAATTGGGCACCGTTGCTGGCCAGCACACCAGTGTCTCGCAGCGTGAAAGTAACAAAAGCAAGGAAAGAATGGTTTCTTGGCTGTGCAGTACGAACTCCACACAACGCAGCACCATTTGATATCAGTGGCTCTGTACTTGCACCAGACTCATTCACATCACAAAGAAAAGCTCAAAAAGGCGCAGCAGATAGAACAAAGAACGGTCTCAGGCGAAAACTGTCTGGTGCTTTGCGATTTCAAGTTATTCCCCGTGATAACTGCAATAACTTGTCTCAGAAAAATGCTGAGACTCCAGCTCTTGCAACCAGAAATCAGGGGTGTGAAAGGAGCCCTTTGAGTAGTTGCCTCAGCACTGAAGTGGCATGCACAGCTGTACCTCCAACACACTGTGGAAGTACTGCGGAGTCATCTGCACCTCTACAAGCAAAAGATAAAATGAAAGATCTGCGTGTCATGCTGTCAGACATTTTGGTAGAAGTGCCACATGCACAAAATACACCTTTGAATGCGTTTTCCCAGAAGGGTGACATGTCAGACTTGCAAGGCAAGGCAGAGCTATGCATAACTGAGACGAACAATAATCAACGGGCGAAGAGGAAGCAATGCTTGAAACAGTCACCGTGTCTGGCATCTGAAGGTACTGCGCAGCAACCCAGCTTCCAGAAGGAACTGCGTGTTAAGCTCGTTGACATTATGAAAGTGGCAAATATGCTGGAATGTCCACAATATGAACCTTCACCGTTTGCTCAGAGGGATGTTAAACATACACCCATGCTTTTAAAAGACCGTGAACTCAAGAAAAAGTTCCACCTTAAAGAAGCACGCGTTGTTCTCACGGATCTGAGAGTTCAAGGCACAAAAATCAACTTGCAAGATAGCATGAGACTTTGTAGTAATCCTCTAAAAGGTGAAGTGCAGCACGTTACCTGTACCAAAGTAGAAGGATGTGACATGCAGTACAACTCCTCAACCACTTTTGCCAAGCTGTCTTTTAACTGTAGCACTGTCACAGACATGTGTGTCAAGGCCATTCCCCAAAGTTACAACAAGCAGTTCGAGCTTCATTTTGCAGAACACTCGGGAGGCAAAAGGCCAAAGATTACTTCAACCAACACTTCTATTCCTGAGCATTCGGCTACGGAGCTAAGCCGAATGATTTCCTCAACTGCATGCTGCACTGAAGCGAAGTTTTCGCAGTCCCAAGTTGAGCTCGGGGCCACAGCTGCTAGCTTAAACATGAGCAGAAAACAAGAGACACAGTATAGCAGTATGGACAACTATAATTTGGGGTCATTGTCAGCTGCCGCTCAGACTCAAGAGATTGTGAGCACTGTAGAACAGACATTGCACTTTATCACATATGGTGCAGGCACCTCTTTCAAGCACCACAGCTACTTTGAAAACCTGCTAGAATCAGGTGTGGCAGCACATCTGGCATGTGATCGCACATCTGATAGCATATCTGACCGAGCCGCTGAAGAGTTTGGACTGCTCAAGGAGCTTAAGGTTGTTCTTGAGAAGTGCGACCACCACCAACTTATGCTTCCTCCTCCATCTGTTGTCAACAAGAATAAATCGCAACATAAAGATAGCCAGCGGTCAAACTGCAACCCGAAACAATCTATCACTTCTCCTCAACATGATTTAGGTCAAGATGAAGAGCCATGCAAAAATGGCAACTGGACTGACTGCGTGAGACGACAG GCGAGACTTACCATGGCTCGAAAGAGTGTGGTTCCTTCACCAGTGTTACTAGATGCCGGCCAAGCCTTGCTAGAAATGTGCAATCAGAACGAAACACTGACTTTTGAGCAAGCTCTTGGTCGTGA agttCTCAGATTGTGCAAGAAAATAGGAGAGGGCACGTTTGGAGAAGTGTTTAGAATCAAACTGAAATCGAAGGCATCTGCAATCAAGATTGTGCCCATTGAGGGCTCCTTCCCAGTGAATGGCGAGGAGCAAAAGACAGCTGCGGAGATTCTACCAGAAGCCATCATTTGCCA GGAACTGAGTGCACTTTGCCAACAGAAAAGCCATGCCAGCTGCCCAAATTTCATTGAGGTTAAAAG GTTGTACTACATTCAAGACTGCTATCACCGAGCACTGCTGGAGCAGTGGGATGTGTACAATGCCAAAAGGGAGAGTGAAAATGAAAGGCCAG ATTTCTCCAAGGCAGACCAGAAGTTCCTCATGTTTGAATTTGCAGACGGTGGAATATCCTTAGAAGATTACGAG GTAAAGTGTGCGACAGTGGCGAAAAGCATTTTCCTCCAAGTTGCCTGTGCCCTGGCTGTGGCCGAGACGGCACTGGAGTTTGAACACCGTGACCTCCATTGGGGAAACATCCTTGTGGCACCCACGAAGCGGCCTTCCATTCGGTGCCACCTGCCTCAAGGAGACTTTGAGATGGACACAGGCGGAGTCCTCGTCTCACTGATTGACTACACACTGTCCAGGATGTGCAAAG GTGGTGCAATCATCTTCACCGATGTGtccaaagataaggcacttttcagTGGCTCTGGTGACTACCAGTTTGACATCTACAGGCACATGAAGCAGCACAATCA AAATGACTGGAAGAGCTTCAGACCGTACACAAATGTGCTCTGGCTCCACTACTTATCACGAAAACTCCTTGACAAGACTTATTGTGTCAGGAGTCGCCAACAGTCCTCTACACTCGCTGAGCTTAGGCAGTGGAGTGATGCAGTGGTTCTGAAATGCCCATCAGCCAAAGAGGTTTTCCTCAAGTGCGTCAACAAGCAACCGTTATGA